The genomic region TCACAAACAACCCATTCACCGTCTTCTGCCTGCAAGGCAAATAACTTTTCTTCTTCGTTTACCATATCGACAAATGGGGTAAACTGCTCTGTTTCGTTGCTCATAAAGTTTCCTACTGTATAGCGAGGGTTATTTATCGGCAATAATAGCAAATAAACGCTAGGGCGTGTTGATCTTTGTTGGTATTTTCTACAATCAGCGATGTATTGTGATTGCAAATAAATACTGCTTTAGATTGTTGTCGTTAATATTATGACCGTGAAGTTGAGCTGATACTCTTTATCATTGTTCTAGATGATTGATAATATTGGTAAATAGGGCTTATTGACGTAAGCTAAAGAATAACACCTGTACACTTTTGTTAAGTGTGCCACCATAAATTGTACCAACAGGGCGTTGTAGTGATATACCAATTAAATCAAAAGTTCTTTTCGCTCACTGATAAATATCAAATTCTTGATGCTGATAAGCAAGTGGCGTATCAAGTCGATGGTCAGTTCTTCAGCCTTGGGAAAACGTTACACTTATATGACGCCAACGACGCATTACTAGCGACCATCAAACAAAAGTTATTGGCGTTTAGGCCAACCTTTTATGTGCACTTTAGTAATGGTGTAACAATGAAGGTGATGAAAATGTTTACGCCAATATTTAAAAGTCGTTTTATGGCTTATCTTGGCGAGCAGCAAATCACTATTGTGGGCGATTTTTTAAGCCATGAATTCACCTTAAGTGATGGAGAACAGGTGCTAGCGCAAGTAAGCAAAGCTTGGGCTAGCCTCACGGATCATTATGCATTGGAAGTTGAACAGCAACTGGCGCCCGTTGCTATTTGTATTTTAGTGATCATTGATGCGGTTCATCACAGTGGGCAAAGTAGTTAATGACCAATCAATACTTTAACCGCTCGTCACCCTTGTAATCAGTGTATAAGCCCTTATGTTAATAATAAATTATTCAAATAGAGAAATATCATGTCTGAATCCGTTGTTGCACTAACCCCAGAAAACTTCCAGCAGGTCGTGCTTGAGCAGTCTCAGCAAAGTTTAGTGCTCGTTGATTTTTACGCCGAGCAAATGCCAGAGAGTGTTGAATTAAGAGATAAGTTGATACAAAAGCTACAAGGCTTCGAGAGCTTTGTAACCTTAGCGACGGTAGACTGTGTGAGTCAACAAGCAATTGCTCAACAGTTTGGTATTCAATCGTTACCGACTGCGGTTATGGTGAAACAAGGTCAGCCTATTGATGGTATCGCTGGTCCGCAAACCGATGAGTCGCTCAATGAATTTCTAAGTAAGTATTTACCAAAACAAGAAGATATTTTGCTATCTAATGGCCAACAATTGCTCGAACAAGGTAATGCTGCTGATGCCTTGGCTCCGTTAGCTCAGGCATATCAATTAGATGGCGGGCGCGGTGATATCAAAAAAGCGCTTGCCGATGTTTACTTACAGTTAGGTAAATTAGACGATGCTAAGGCGCTGCTTGATAGTGTGATGATGGTGGATCAAGATCATTATTATCAATCACTATTAGCAAAACTAGAACTCGCTGAAAAAGCCAGTAACTCACCTGAAATTCAAGCGTTAGAAGCAAAAGTTGCTGATGAGCCAGACAACAGCGAATTAGTTCGCGAGTTAGCTGTGCAGTATTCGCAGGTGAATCGTCAAAGTGAAGCCTTGGAATTGCTATACGGTTTGCTATCAAAAGATCGCAGTGATGCTGATAGTAAAAAGTTATTATTAGATGTGATTGCCGGTCTTGCTGATGGTGATAAGTTAGCAACGACTTATCGTCGAAAATTATTCGCTATGATGTACTAACCAATCATGGTTGTTTAAGCCGCCTTGGTAATCTAAGTCATTCTAAACGCAGAGTCACCTAACTAAACCACGAGTGAAATTTAGAATTAATTAGGCTGCGTTTAGATAGACTTTTATCAGCCAAACCATTAGATATTATTTTTTCAAGTAATCAGCAAATAAGCTTTGTAGTTTTTCTAGCTTTGGGGCAATGATGATTTGGCAGTAGGGTTGCCATGGATTTCGATCAAAGTAGTGTTGATGTGCCTCTTCTGCTGGATAAAACGTTTGCTGTGGCTCTAACGTGGTGACAATAGGGCGTTGATATTCACCACTTTGTTTGAGTGCATCAATGACCTGTTGTGCCGTGTGTTGTTGTTCGGTGTCTTTGTAAAATATGGCTGAGCGATATTGTGTGCCAATATCATTTCCTTGACGGTTCAGTTGCGTTGCATCGTGCATACTGAAGAAAATCAATAACAACTGTTGGTAACTGAGAACATCGCTGTCGTATTCAATCTCAACGACTTCGGCGTGCCCGGTTGAGCCTGAGCAAATGTCTTGATAGGTTGGGTTGGCAGTCTTACCTCCCATGTAACCACTAATGGCACGCTCTACACCGGCTACACGCTGCAATGGCGCTTCAATACACCAAAAACAGCCACCAGCTATATACGCTTTATCTAATTTTTTCATCACGGTATTTTCTTTTTCAGTCAAATCTGAATAATAGCTATCTTCTGTCAATATACTACGAGTTTACCTTTCATGGATCAAAAAGCCTTATTAGCCGCGATTAATACCACCATGCCGTTTGGCAAATACGCAGGGCGTAAGCTATTGCTATTACCTGAGCCTTATCTTGTTTGGTTTCATAGTACTGGTTTTCCTGCAGGCAAGTTAGGTGAGCAGTTAGCATTGGTTTATGAAGTCAAGCTTAATGGCTTGGAGTCGATGCTGATGCCATTACTAAATGATCGGTAATCGCAACAGGCACTAGCGCTCTTTAACCGACAAAATATCATCGGATTGTCGTTGAAATATTTCAATGTTAAGTGATTTTTTAATCACTTTTTTCAATTAATAAAATACCTGCTACGTGGCAGTGTCTTTTTCACGTTATTGCAACGGCAAATTAACGTGATGTTTTTATTACAGATAAATGACAGCATTATTGGCGCTTATTTATCGCCAGCTTATTAACGCACTTTACTGCACGTTTATGGTTAAAACGCTTTCACCATGGTTGGTTTTTGGTGTGATGTTTTTGCCTAGCTTAGGGGTTGCATAGCCGATCTAATTATGTCTATATTAGTAGGGTCGATGCTGTATTTTTCGACCACCTCAAAATAACATTTCAGGTTATTTATAAATCAAAATATAGAGGAGTCATCTATGAAAAGACAAAAACGAGATCGTCTAGATAGAGCGCATTCTAATGGTTATCAAGCGGGCTTGAGTGGTAAAAATAGAGAAAACTGTCCTTATCAAAATACAGAAGCAAAAATGCACTGGCTCGGTGGCTGGCGCGAGGCGATCAATGATCGCAATATGGGGTTATTTAAATAACGAATTCATCGCAACTAAACATATAGAAAAATGCCCTCGCTATGAGGGCTTTTTTCTATATGATAATTTATGAGTAGCATGATTAAGCTGCGGTTATAGCCGTTAGGTCAACACGCCCTAGTAATGGCGTATAGCAGATGCCTTAAATTGAATATACACGGCACAGCCAACATTCAACGCCAATTTCTCAACAGAATAGCGTGAGATGGTAATTTGAAAGTCGCTATCTAACACCCGTACCGAGACTAAAGCAAGGTTATTGTTGAGGCGCTGGATCTTGCCTACATGGCCAGCAATGATATTGTTAATGGAACTGTGATTTACCTTCTCAAGGGTTATTGATATATCACTAGCAAGCACGTATGCACGTACTGTATTACCCAAAGGCTGGTTAATGAGGTTAGCAAATAGTGTCAGCTTATTTCCCTTGCCATCGACTAACGCCAGTTGCGTGAGACCAAAATTAAACAAGTGTTGCTGAACCGTCAATTGCAACGATGTTTGTTGTGCAAACTCACTGGCAATGGATTGATCAAGGTGGTTGAGTACTTGGTGTACGTGACCGTGCTGAATAATTTCACCTTGACTCATGACTAATACGTGATCTGCTAGCTGCTGAATTTCTGTTAACGAATGACTTACGTAGATCATTGGGATATTGAGTTGCTGATGAATATCACGTAATAAGTTGATCAACTCGCCTCGGCTTTTAGGATCTAATGAACTTAGAGGTTCATCTAGCAGCAGTAATTTAGGCGAACCTAACAACGCTCGAGCTAGGGCTACGCGCTGCTTTTCTCCTGCTGATAATTTTGTAACATCGCGATTTAGCAGAGGGGTAATGTGCGTTAATTGACAAATTTCGTCTAACGAGACAGACGTTGTATGACAGCGCTTTTGCGCAAAACGCAAATTATCAAGTACGTTGAGGTGGACAAATAAACGAGCGTCTTGGAAGACAAAACCGATGTGTCGTTGTTCGGCAGGGATATTGTATTGTTCGCCAAGTAAAACACGATTACTGAGCTTAATATCGCCACGCGCATCACGGTTAAGGCCGGCAATACAACGAAGCAAACTGGTTTTTCCTGATCCCGAGTGGCCGAGAATACCAGTAATTCCTTGCAAATCAAACTCATGTTGGCAACGCAAATGAAACTCTGGGTAAGATAACAGAATATCGACAATTAACACCATGCTCGAGTTGTCATTAACTGTTTCACGAACCTTTGATTGAGCACAGTGATTCATCGTACAACCTTAACTTTTCGTTCAACACGAAAATTGAGTAAATAAATTAAAGCCAATAACACTAGTGAGCCAATCAGCAAGCCTGCAGCTAATGCGTGAGCCGCTTGGTAATTCATCGCTTCTACTTGGTCAAATAGGGCAATAGAAAGTACCCGTGTTTCGCCAGGGATATTACCGCCTATCATCAATACCACGCCGAATTCGCCAACCGTGTGCGCAAAGCCAAGGCTAGCTGCGGTAATAAACGATGCTTTGGTCATCGGTACCACAACGTTAAAAAAGCGGTCAATAGGCCCAGCGCCAAGCATTGCTGCGGCTTCAATATGGGTATCGCCAATTTGCTCAAAGGCCTTTTGTAATGGTTGCACCACAAACGGTAATGAATAAATGATCGAGCCAATAACAATGCCTGTGAATGAAAATGCCAGAGAATAGCCACTAATCGATTGCAAAAACGCGCCGCTGGCGGTATTAGGAGAGAACAACAGTAACAAGTAAAAGCCTAAAACCGTTGGTGGTAACACTAGGGGCAGCGCCACAATAGCCTCTAGCACGACTTTGACACGGGAGCGCATACGACTTAAATACCAAGCCATAGGTGTGCCAATAATCAGCAATATTATGGTGGTTATCGATGCCAGCTTTAAGGTAGTCGCAAGCGCTAAATATTCGTTGTAACTTTCCATTATCACGTCTACTTATTAGATTGCTGATTGACCATCTGATGATGAGCGGTGCTAGCTGTCGCCGCAGAATTTGCATCAGTGGTGATGTGCTTGGCCGGTAAGTAACCGGACTCAGTGATCAGTTGTTGTCCTGCATCGGATAATACAAAATCAAAAAATGCCCTCGCTAAGTCATGGTTTTTCGCATTCTTCAGTACCACCATTTGTTGCTCAATCGGTTGGTGTAAACGATGATCTATTAATACACCATGACCTTGATTGGATCTTAATAACTGGCTATAGCAAATGAAGCCGTATGCAACCGCACCAGTTAAGGTTTGCTGGTACGTTTGATTTACGTTATGACCAGTGATCAGTTGATTATGATACTTAGACCATAAATTTTTATTAAACAATACCTGCTTCGCCGCTAGGCCGTATGGGGCGATATGTGGTGCCGCAATCGCGATACGCCCGCGGTAATCAGTTAGCTTATCTAAGCTGATAGGACTTTGTTCGGTGTTTGACCATAAAGCCAATTGACCATAGGCATAGGTATGGCGATAAGACTCGTCAATTAGCTGTTGTTGTTCAAGTAATTGGGCATGGCGAACATCGGCGGAAAAAAATATATCAAAGGGTGCGCCGTGACGAATTTGTTGATAGAGCACACCTGTTGCAGCTGTTGATATTTTCGCACGGTGAGGATGCTGTTTAGCAAACTCCTTGGTCAGCGCCTGAAGTGTATTGCTAAAGTTTGCTGAGCTAGCAATACGTAAGGTATTAGCTTGAGCAAAGCCTATCACTGTCCAGTAACAGCAAACAGCGAAAAACCAAGTTTTTACCATTTAGCCGCCTCATCATTATCTTGTTGCTTGGCACTAAGCCAACGCTCTCCCTGTGCGGTTAGCTCTTTTTTCCAAAACGGTGCAGCAACTTTTAAGTAATCCATAATAAATTGATTTGCTTGATAAGCGCTTTGTCGGTGCTTGCTAGTTACGCCAACAAAGACGATTTGCTCACCTAGGGCCAAATCACCGTAGCGATGAATGATGGTTACCTTGCCTAGCGACCATTTGTCACGCGCTTGAACAGCAATGTTTTGTAATGCCTTTTCTGTCATGCCTGGGTAGTGCTCAAGGTGCAGTCCTAAGACCTGCTGTCCATCATTATGGTTTCGCACTCGACCAACAAAAGTAACCGTAGCGCCATCACAGACATTATCGGCTTCTAATTGAGCGACTTCGTCTGCAAAATTAAAATCTTCGCGCTGCACTTTTACTAACGTATTGGTCATAGCTAGCCTCCGGTGACCGGCGGGAACAACGCCAGTGTGTCACCATCGTTTACTAGGCTATCATCGTTATGGCACATAACTTCGTTAATCGCTGCCAGTAACCTTTTATCATGGATAGCCGAGTAAAAGGGTTCACCTTGGCCGATTAAATGCTGCTTAACGTCAGCGACAGTAGCAATGTTATCGCTACTTATTTGCATATTTGCAAGCTTGAGTTGTTCGCGCAGCGAGGCAAAAAACAATACGTTTATCATTTATATCTCCTTTGCCGGTGCGTAGTAAGCTCCAGATTTACCACCGTGTTTTTCTAATACTCGAATGTCGCCAATTTGCATGCTTTTATCGACTGCTTTACACATATCAAATAGTGTTAGCAAGGTAACGCTACAGGCGGTCAATGCTTCCATTTCAACCCCAGTTTGACCGGCTAATTTACACATTGTTTCAACCCGAACCTGCTGACATTCATTGAGGATTTGAAAATCGACTTGTACCTTAGACAGCATGAGAGGGTGACATAAAGGAATAAGATCACTACATTTCTTTGCTGCTTGAATGCCCGCAACACGCGCGACGGCAAACACATCGCCTTTGGCATGTTTGCCTTGTGTTAATAGAGTAAGGGTTTCTTCGCTCATGCTGATAAAACCCTCTGCGCGAGCGACACGTGCTGTTATTGGTTTTTCGCTGACGTCAACCATATTGGCTTCGCCTTGGCGATTAAGGTGACTAAATTGTGGTATTGATTCACTCATCCTAGCCTCGACTATCACACTCATTGGTTCGGTTTAAATGCGGTGCAAAATTACATGGGCGATGGCTAGCATCCAGTTGCTCTTTAATGACTTTACGCCAAGCGGTTTTGCACGCATTGGTTGAGCCAGGCACGCAGAAAATAACGGTTTTATTGGCCATACCGGCAAATGCTCGAGATTGTATGGTCGATGTACCAATTTCTTGGTATGAGATATAGCGAAACAGTTCGCCAAACCCTTCTACTTGCTTGTCAAACAACACGCTAATAGCTTCTGGTGTGTTGTCCCGTGCTGTGAAACCGGTGCCGCCGGTAGTGATGATGGCATGAATGTTATCGTCTGCTATCCATTGGCTGACGATAGCACGAATTTGATAGATATCGTCTTTGACAATGGCTTTTTCAGCCAATTGATGGCCTGATTCGACTAATTCATCCGCTAACGCGCGACCCGATGTGTCGGTTTGTTCATCACGCGTATCTGAAACCGTTAAAACGGCGATATTTAACGGCGAAAATTTATTTATCAAGTGCTTAGCCATTTAGATACGTCCTTTCATTTTTTGTTGCTTTAATTGCGTTAGTGCTTGTTGCCATTGCTCTGGCGTGTTGGTGTTAACCAGTGCTTGTGGTGAATCAATATCAAGATCGATAACACTTGTTCGAGCAAAAGCTTGTTTAAATGACGGTCCTTTACCATGTTGGACAAACTGTTCACTGGCAAACGAGCGTTCGAGGTAGTCAAGTAAAGGAGCCGAAACGGGGATATAAGCGGGTAAACTTGAATGCTGATAGCGCGTCACCTTATTTGCAAGTGAGCCTTTTAGTTTCAGTTTTTGCAAGTGGTGTTGCTCGATAAATGGCATGTCGATAGGTAGCACGAGCAGGCTGCTTGGCCGATATTGTTGGATCACCGAGTAAATACCTGCCAAGGGACCTGCATTGGCGACCACATCGGCGATACCACCGTTATTGGCACCTGATATGACGACTTTGCTGACATGGCATTGTTGCAATAGTTGTTGACAGTGGTTGAGCATGGTTTGCTCACCTAATTTAAGCTGCGCTTTATTACGGCCCATCCGCGATGATCGGCCACCAGCAAGTACAACACCAATACATTCTAAACAATTATTCATTTGTTATTTTTCTTTATTATTGAGATTTGCACCATAGGCAATCCCTAACGAAACGAAGCAGCACACAGCTTGCACTGTTCGTTATGATTTCACTTTCTAGCCACCGAGCATGGACAAATGCTTGGTGGCACCAGTCAACCCTTCATGCAAATAATGCGAGACTTTTTTATCTTGCAAAAGTTGTTGCAAATGCTGCTGCAATGGTTGGCTGTTATCATCTTGTAGATACTGTCTTATATCTAAACCTTGCTCGCTAAACAGACATAAATGTAGTTTACCTAAGCTACTCACTCGTAGTCGATTACAGGTGCTACAAAAATCTTTGGCGTACGGCATGATGAGGCCAATACTACCTTGGTAGTCAGAATGTTGATACACCTGGGCAGGGCCCGCTGTTTTATCGCGAATAGCTTCTATCCAGCCATTGGCGAGTAACTGGTTTTTAATATGCTGCCCACTTACGTGTTGTGCCTCATAAAACGCTTTATTATCGCCAGTTTGCATGAGTTCAATAAAGCGCAGGCTGATCGGTTTATCTTTTACGTAGTGAAAAAATTGCGCCAAATCGTTGGCGTTATATTCACGCATCAACACGGTATTTATTTTGATGTTTTTAAACCCTTTAGACAAGGCGTTATCAATGGCCGATAAGATGCTATCGAGTTTATCCTTACCGGTAATAGCTTGAAATTGACGAGGATCGAATGAATCAATCGATACATTCAATGCGTCGAGGCCAGCCTCTAGCCAGTTGTCTAGTTGCGAGTCCATATTAAACCCATTGCTGGTCATAGCTACGGTGCGAATGCCTGGTGTTTGTTTACATTGCTCTATGATATTAGGTAAGTCTTTACGCAACGCCGGTTCGCCGCCGGTAATACGGATCTTCTCGGTGCCAAGTTGAGCAAAGCCTCGAACGATTCGCGAAATTTCTGGCAATGTTAAAAATTGCCTATCATGATCACATTGATAGCCATCAGGTAGGCAATAATCGCAACGAAAATTGCAAACGTCGGTAATGGAGAGACGCAGGTAATAAAACCTACGACCAAATAAGTCTTGTAACATGTCACCTTTCCAAGTTCGGGAGGCCAGCGCGTTTCCACGATGACCCTGGTAATAATGAGCTTACTGAGCGACCATTATTACGGCCTGATTATCATACAAAGACGATTAAAGCGTTTGCTTAGACAGCCAGGCTCGGCGATTTATTGGGGCTAAACAGAGTCTAACCATTGCTAATAAGCCTAACACTTATTGCCAAAATGTGCCAAAAATAAGGCCGTTAACGGCGTTGTAAGTGTGTTTTAGTCAGCATAGTTACAACTATGCTGACTCATTACTCTGGTTTTTCGACAAAGTTCACGTAATGAAAACACTAACATCAATACAATGAATGAGTTACTCTTTATTTTAAATGTGAAAACAATAGTAAATTGATAGTAAGAGACGGTGATGATAGACCCTTGTGCTAATCCAGAGTTGATGCCATTTAGCGATGCGAAGCAACAGTTGTTGGCGTCAGTGAAACCAATCAAGAAAACGCAAATGCTGGCAATAAATGATGCGCTGGGCCGGGTATTAGCAATCGATGTGCAATCAACGCTTGCTGTTCCTGGTCACGATAATTCCGCAATGGATGGTTATGCGTTTTATTTAGACAAGCAACCGAGTTGTACATCACTCAAGGTTGTTGGTAAGTCGTTTGCTGGCAATCCATATAAGGGAGAAGTCAACTTAGGTGAGTGCGTGCGTATTATGACTGGCGGCATCATTCCTGACGGTTGTAATACGGTGGTGATGCAAGAAAACGTCACCGCGAGGGAAGATCATATTGTTATCAATCACTGGCCACAAGCAAAGGCAAACGTTCGATATGCTGGCGAAGATATCGCGCTAGGCGCAACAATATTTAAATGCGGGCATCAGCTTACAGCGGTCGATATAGGCATGCTGGCATCGCTCGGCATTACTCATGTTGATGTGTACAAAAAAGTCAGCGTAGCGATTATGGCGACAGGGGATGAATTAAAAAGCCCTGGCGAGAGATTAACAGCTGGTGATATTTATGAAAGTAACCGTTTTGCTCTGCATGCTTTATTAAGCAAAATGAATGTCGATATTATTGATTTAGGTATTATTGGCGATGATGAACAAGCACTTGCTGAGGCGTTTTTGCTCGCTAATCAACAGGCCGATATAGTTATCTCGAGCGGCGGTGTGTCGGTTGGCGAAGCGGACTACACCAAGCAGGTATTAGAGTCGTTAGGTGAGATAACTTTTTGGAAAATTGCTATGAAACCTGGAAAACCATTTGCTTTTGGCCGCTTATCTGAGAGCCTGTTTTGTGGTTTGCCGGGTAATCCTGTTTCATCGGTGGTGACGTTTTATCAGCTCGTTGTTCCGGCTATCGAGAAAATGCAAGGTAAACATCCGACTGAGCGCCCGCGGTTTTTGGCTAGCTGCCAAGGCCCTTTGAAAAAGCGCCCTGGGCGGATGGATTTTCAACGTGGCATATTAAGTTACCCTAATGGGCAACCCATTGTATCTAGCACCGGTGGGCAAGGTTCGGGGATATTGTCGAGTTTTGATCAGGCGAATTGTTTTATTATTCTGGCGAGAGAGCAAGGTGCGGTGGCTGATCAAGAGCAGGTTTGGGTTGAGCCTTTTGATTATTTGCTCAGCTAACACCCCAGCTAACACCCCACATTGTTAGCGAAATGGTTCGTAAACAGATAACTCTTCGCAAAATAAACTTAAGTGAAAACTAACCTTAAGTGGCAATGAGTTATCTGTTCTGCTCTGAGGGATAGTGACGCCGATCACTCTTTACACCCGCAATGTTGTCATTACCAACCTTCGACACCTTCCATATCGGGTAGCTGATGGGCAATACCTTTATGGCAATCAATACAGGTTTTTTCGCCGTTAGCGAGCGAGGTTGAGTGTTGGTAACTGGCTCTAGGGCTCTGGGCGGTAAAGTCCATGTAATTGAAGTTGTGACAATTACGACATTCTAAGGAGTCGTTAGCTTTTAATCGAGCCCATTCGTGTTCAGCTAAGGTGCGGCGTTTCGCTTCAAATTTTTCTGGGGTATTAATGGTGCCAAATACTTTACCCCAAACTTCTTTCGAAGCTTGCATTTTTCGGGCAATTTTGTCGGTCCACTCATGCGGTA from Thalassotalea sp. Sam97 harbors:
- a CDS encoding LURP-one-related/scramblase family protein, with the protein product MIYQLNQKFFSLTDKYQILDADKQVAYQVDGQFFSLGKTLHLYDANDALLATIKQKLLAFRPTFYVHFSNGVTMKVMKMFTPIFKSRFMAYLGEQQITIVGDFLSHEFTLSDGEQVLAQVSKAWASLTDHYALEVEQQLAPVAICILVIIDAVHHSGQSS
- a CDS encoding co-chaperone YbbN; its protein translation is MSESVVALTPENFQQVVLEQSQQSLVLVDFYAEQMPESVELRDKLIQKLQGFESFVTLATVDCVSQQAIAQQFGIQSLPTAVMVKQGQPIDGIAGPQTDESLNEFLSKYLPKQEDILLSNGQQLLEQGNAADALAPLAQAYQLDGGRGDIKKALADVYLQLGKLDDAKALLDSVMMVDQDHYYQSLLAKLELAEKASNSPEIQALEAKVADEPDNSELVRELAVQYSQVNRQSEALELLYGLLSKDRSDADSKKLLLDVIAGLADGDKLATTYRRKLFAMMY
- the msrA gene encoding peptide-methionine (S)-S-oxide reductase MsrA is translated as MKKLDKAYIAGGCFWCIEAPLQRVAGVERAISGYMGGKTANPTYQDICSGSTGHAEVVEIEYDSDVLSYQQLLLIFFSMHDATQLNRQGNDIGTQYRSAIFYKDTEQQHTAQQVIDALKQSGEYQRPIVTTLEPQQTFYPAEEAHQHYFDRNPWQPYCQIIIAPKLEKLQSLFADYLKK
- a CDS encoding DUF3820 family protein codes for the protein MDQKALLAAINTTMPFGKYAGRKLLLLPEPYLVWFHSTGFPAGKLGEQLALVYEVKLNGLESMLMPLLNDR
- the rmf gene encoding ribosome modulation factor, which translates into the protein MKRQKRDRLDRAHSNGYQAGLSGKNRENCPYQNTEAKMHWLGGWREAINDRNMGLFK
- the modC gene encoding molybdenum ABC transporter ATP-binding protein; the encoded protein is MNHCAQSKVRETVNDNSSMVLIVDILLSYPEFHLRCQHEFDLQGITGILGHSGSGKTSLLRCIAGLNRDARGDIKLSNRVLLGEQYNIPAEQRHIGFVFQDARLFVHLNVLDNLRFAQKRCHTTSVSLDEICQLTHITPLLNRDVTKLSAGEKQRVALARALLGSPKLLLLDEPLSSLDPKSRGELINLLRDIHQQLNIPMIYVSHSLTEIQQLADHVLVMSQGEIIQHGHVHQVLNHLDQSIASEFAQQTSLQLTVQQHLFNFGLTQLALVDGKGNKLTLFANLINQPLGNTVRAYVLASDISITLEKVNHSSINNIIAGHVGKIQRLNNNLALVSVRVLDSDFQITISRYSVEKLALNVGCAVYIQFKASAIRHY
- the modB gene encoding molybdate ABC transporter permease subunit, whose amino-acid sequence is MESYNEYLALATTLKLASITTIILLIIGTPMAWYLSRMRSRVKVVLEAIVALPLVLPPTVLGFYLLLLFSPNTASGAFLQSISGYSLAFSFTGIVIGSIIYSLPFVVQPLQKAFEQIGDTHIEAAAMLGAGPIDRFFNVVVPMTKASFITAASLGFAHTVGEFGVVLMIGGNIPGETRVLSIALFDQVEAMNYQAAHALAAGLLIGSLVLLALIYLLNFRVERKVKVVR
- the modA gene encoding molybdate ABC transporter substrate-binding protein translates to MVKTWFFAVCCYWTVIGFAQANTLRIASSANFSNTLQALTKEFAKQHPHRAKISTAATGVLYQQIRHGAPFDIFFSADVRHAQLLEQQQLIDESYRHTYAYGQLALWSNTEQSPISLDKLTDYRGRIAIAAPHIAPYGLAAKQVLFNKNLWSKYHNQLITGHNVNQTYQQTLTGAVAYGFICYSQLLRSNQGHGVLIDHRLHQPIEQQMVVLKNAKNHDLARAFFDFVLSDAGQQLITESGYLPAKHITTDANSAATASTAHHQMVNQQSNK
- the moaE gene encoding molybdopterin synthase catalytic subunit MoaE: MTNTLVKVQREDFNFADEVAQLEADNVCDGATVTFVGRVRNHNDGQQVLGLHLEHYPGMTEKALQNIAVQARDKWSLGKVTIIHRYGDLALGEQIVFVGVTSKHRQSAYQANQFIMDYLKVAAPFWKKELTAQGERWLSAKQQDNDEAAKW
- a CDS encoding MoaD/ThiS family protein; protein product: MINVLFFASLREQLKLANMQISSDNIATVADVKQHLIGQGEPFYSAIHDKRLLAAINEVMCHNDDSLVNDGDTLALFPPVTGG
- the moaC gene encoding cyclic pyranopterin monophosphate synthase MoaC, which encodes MSESIPQFSHLNRQGEANMVDVSEKPITARVARAEGFISMSEETLTLLTQGKHAKGDVFAVARVAGIQAAKKCSDLIPLCHPLMLSKVQVDFQILNECQQVRVETMCKLAGQTGVEMEALTACSVTLLTLFDMCKAVDKSMQIGDIRVLEKHGGKSGAYYAPAKEI
- the moaB gene encoding molybdenum cofactor biosynthesis protein B — encoded protein: MAKHLINKFSPLNIAVLTVSDTRDEQTDTSGRALADELVESGHQLAEKAIVKDDIYQIRAIVSQWIADDNIHAIITTGGTGFTARDNTPEAISVLFDKQVEGFGELFRYISYQEIGTSTIQSRAFAGMANKTVIFCVPGSTNACKTAWRKVIKEQLDASHRPCNFAPHLNRTNECDSRG
- a CDS encoding molybdenum cofactor guanylyltransferase, whose translation is MNNCLECIGVVLAGGRSSRMGRNKAQLKLGEQTMLNHCQQLLQQCHVSKVVISGANNGGIADVVANAGPLAGIYSVIQQYRPSSLLVLPIDMPFIEQHHLQKLKLKGSLANKVTRYQHSSLPAYIPVSAPLLDYLERSFASEQFVQHGKGPSFKQAFARTSVIDLDIDSPQALVNTNTPEQWQQALTQLKQQKMKGRI
- the moaA gene encoding GTP 3',8-cyclase MoaA, which produces MLQDLFGRRFYYLRLSITDVCNFRCDYCLPDGYQCDHDRQFLTLPEISRIVRGFAQLGTEKIRITGGEPALRKDLPNIIEQCKQTPGIRTVAMTSNGFNMDSQLDNWLEAGLDALNVSIDSFDPRQFQAITGKDKLDSILSAIDNALSKGFKNIKINTVLMREYNANDLAQFFHYVKDKPISLRFIELMQTGDNKAFYEAQHVSGQHIKNQLLANGWIEAIRDKTAGPAQVYQHSDYQGSIGLIMPYAKDFCSTCNRLRVSSLGKLHLCLFSEQGLDIRQYLQDDNSQPLQQHLQQLLQDKKVSHYLHEGLTGATKHLSMLGG
- the moeA gene encoding molybdopterin molybdotransferase MoeA — encoded protein: MIDPCANPELMPFSDAKQQLLASVKPIKKTQMLAINDALGRVLAIDVQSTLAVPGHDNSAMDGYAFYLDKQPSCTSLKVVGKSFAGNPYKGEVNLGECVRIMTGGIIPDGCNTVVMQENVTAREDHIVINHWPQAKANVRYAGEDIALGATIFKCGHQLTAVDIGMLASLGITHVDVYKKVSVAIMATGDELKSPGERLTAGDIYESNRFALHALLSKMNVDIIDLGIIGDDEQALAEAFLLANQQADIVISSGGVSVGEADYTKQVLESLGEITFWKIAMKPGKPFAFGRLSESLFCGLPGNPVSSVVTFYQLVVPAIEKMQGKHPTERPRFLASCQGPLKKRPGRMDFQRGILSYPNGQPIVSSTGGQGSGILSSFDQANCFIILAREQGAVADQEQVWVEPFDYLLS